The following are from one region of the Gossypium hirsutum isolate 1008001.06 chromosome D03, Gossypium_hirsutum_v2.1, whole genome shotgun sequence genome:
- the LOC121203002 gene encoding pyridine nucleotide-disulfide oxidoreductase domain-containing protein 2 isoform X3: MWRSGLNSRSTTTAQALKEKKWDALVIGGGHNGLTAAAYLARGGLSVAVLERRHVIGGAAVTEEIIPGFKFSRCSYLQSLLRPSVIRELELKRHGLKLLKPTATTFTPCLDGRYLLLGHDDERNYLEISKFSKYDADAFQAPETLHWDSSFTYWMRDKLEKSVFWARCLRHIMVLGQKDMVNFMDLLLSPTSKVLNKWFESDILKAVLAGDAIVGSMASIHTPGSGYVLLHHVMGETDGDRNVWSHVEGGMGSVSTAISNAAIEAGASIMTNAEVSQLMIGNSGTIEGVLLADGTRVCSSIVLSNATPHRTFLGLIPRDALPEDFLRAIEKSDYNSGTTKINVAVDKVPWFHCCGSNNTEAGPQHTATIHICSESMDNIGSACQDARNGLPSKRPVMEMTIPSSLDKTISPPGGNIFHGATGLDSLFFMRPAKGWSGYRTPVRGLYLCGSGTHPGGGVMAAPGRNAARITLRDFKKHHSW, translated from the exons ATGTGGCGGAGCGGCTTAAACAGCCGGTCGACGACCACGGCGCAAGcattaaaggaaaagaaatgggaCGCGTTGGTGATCGGCGGTGGACATAATGGCTTGACAGCCGCAGCTTACTTAGCTCGCGGAGGCCTATCGGTTGCCGTGCTTGAGCGACGCCACGTTATCGGCGGTGCAGCCGTTACTGAAGAAATTATTCCTGGATTCAAATTCTCTCGCTGTAGCTACCTCCAAAGTCTCCTTCGCCCTTCCGTGATCAG AGAGCTAGAATTAAAAAGGCATGGATTGAAGCTGCTGAAGCCGACGGCGACGACATTTACGCCTTGTCTCGATGGGCGTTACTTACTATTGGGACACGATGATGAACGTAATTACTTGGAGATTTCAAAGTTTTCGAAATATGATGCCGATGCTTTCCAAG CTCCTGAGACCTTACACTGGGATTCATCATTTACATATTGGATGCGTGATAAGTTAGAGAAATCGGTGTTTTGGGCTCGCTGCCTGAGGCATATTATGGTTTTGGGGCAAAAGGATATGGT GAACTTTATGGACCTGTTATTGTCCCCTACATCGAAAGTTCTCAATAAGTGGTTTGAG AGTGATATCCTGAAGGCAGTACTTGCTGGTGATGCTATTGTGGGAAGTATG GCAAGCATTCATACGCCCGGGAGTGGATATGTTTTACTGCATCATGTTATGGGCGAAACTGATGGTGACCGTAATGTTTGGTC GCATGTTGAAGGTGGGATGGGCTCCGTATCAACTGCCATAAGTAATGCTGCTATTGAAGCCGGGGCTTCGATTATGACAAATGCAGAA GTGTCACAGTTAATGATAGGAAATTCCGGTACCATAGAAGGG GTCTTGCTAGCTGATGGGACGAGAGTTTGTTCTTCGATTGTTTTATCGAATGCAACCCCTCATAGGACCTTCCTG GGTTTGATTCCTCGAGATGCTCTTCCTGAAGATTTTCTTCGTGCTATTGAAAAGTCAGACTACAACTCC GGAACCACGAAAATCAATGTAGCTGTTGATAAAGTGCCCTGGTTCCATTGTTGTGGATCAAATAATACAGAAGCAGGTCCTCAGCATACAGCTACTATTCACATTTGTTCCGAAAG CATGGACAATATTGGATCAGCTTGTCAAGATGCTCGGAATGGCTTACCTTCAAAACGTCCGGTCATGGAGATGACAATTCCTTCTTCATTGGACAAGACTATTTCTCCACCAG GGGGAAACATTTTTCATGGTGCTACGGGATTGGATTCACTCTTCTTTATGAGACCTGCCAAAGGATG GTCAGGCTATAGGACACCAGTAAGAGGATTGTATCTGTGTGGAAGTGGAACACATCCCGGAGGTGGAGTGATGGCCGCACCGGGACGGAATGCCGCACGGATCACCCTTCGGGATTTTAAGAAGCATCATTCTTGGTAA
- the LOC121203002 gene encoding pyridine nucleotide-disulfide oxidoreductase domain-containing protein 2 isoform X1, with product MWRSGLNSRSTTTAQALKEKKWDALVIGGGHNGLTAAAYLARGGLSVAVLERRHVIGGAAVTEEIIPGFKFSRCSYLQSLLRPSVIRELELKRHGLKLLKPTATTFTPCLDGRYLLLGHDDERNYLEISKFSKYDADAFQAPETLHWDSSFTYWMRDKLEKSVFWARCLRHIMVLGQKDMVNFMDLLLSPTSKVLNKWFESDILKAVLAGDAIVGSMASIHTPGSGYVLLHHVMGETDGDRNVWSHVEGGMGSVSTAISNAAIEAGASIMTNAEVSQLMIGNSGTIEGVLLADGTRVCSSIVLSNATPHRTFLGLIPRDALPEDFLRAIEKSDYNSGTTKINVAVDKVPWFHCCGSNNTEAGPQHTATIHICSESMDNIGSACQDARNGLPSKRPVMEMTIPSSLDKTISPPGKHVVSLFTQYTPYKPSEGSWENPTYREAYAKRCFSLIDEYAPGFSSSIIGYDMLTPPDLEREFGLPGGNIFHGATGLDSLFFMRPAKGWSGYRTPVRGLYLCGSGTHPGGGVMAAPGRNAARITLRDFKKHHSW from the exons ATGTGGCGGAGCGGCTTAAACAGCCGGTCGACGACCACGGCGCAAGcattaaaggaaaagaaatgggaCGCGTTGGTGATCGGCGGTGGACATAATGGCTTGACAGCCGCAGCTTACTTAGCTCGCGGAGGCCTATCGGTTGCCGTGCTTGAGCGACGCCACGTTATCGGCGGTGCAGCCGTTACTGAAGAAATTATTCCTGGATTCAAATTCTCTCGCTGTAGCTACCTCCAAAGTCTCCTTCGCCCTTCCGTGATCAG AGAGCTAGAATTAAAAAGGCATGGATTGAAGCTGCTGAAGCCGACGGCGACGACATTTACGCCTTGTCTCGATGGGCGTTACTTACTATTGGGACACGATGATGAACGTAATTACTTGGAGATTTCAAAGTTTTCGAAATATGATGCCGATGCTTTCCAAG CTCCTGAGACCTTACACTGGGATTCATCATTTACATATTGGATGCGTGATAAGTTAGAGAAATCGGTGTTTTGGGCTCGCTGCCTGAGGCATATTATGGTTTTGGGGCAAAAGGATATGGT GAACTTTATGGACCTGTTATTGTCCCCTACATCGAAAGTTCTCAATAAGTGGTTTGAG AGTGATATCCTGAAGGCAGTACTTGCTGGTGATGCTATTGTGGGAAGTATG GCAAGCATTCATACGCCCGGGAGTGGATATGTTTTACTGCATCATGTTATGGGCGAAACTGATGGTGACCGTAATGTTTGGTC GCATGTTGAAGGTGGGATGGGCTCCGTATCAACTGCCATAAGTAATGCTGCTATTGAAGCCGGGGCTTCGATTATGACAAATGCAGAA GTGTCACAGTTAATGATAGGAAATTCCGGTACCATAGAAGGG GTCTTGCTAGCTGATGGGACGAGAGTTTGTTCTTCGATTGTTTTATCGAATGCAACCCCTCATAGGACCTTCCTG GGTTTGATTCCTCGAGATGCTCTTCCTGAAGATTTTCTTCGTGCTATTGAAAAGTCAGACTACAACTCC GGAACCACGAAAATCAATGTAGCTGTTGATAAAGTGCCCTGGTTCCATTGTTGTGGATCAAATAATACAGAAGCAGGTCCTCAGCATACAGCTACTATTCACATTTGTTCCGAAAG CATGGACAATATTGGATCAGCTTGTCAAGATGCTCGGAATGGCTTACCTTCAAAACGTCCGGTCATGGAGATGACAATTCCTTCTTCATTGGACAAGACTATTTCTCCACCAG GAAAGCATGTGGTTAGCTTGTTCACACAGTACACGCCGTATAAACCCtccgaaggtagttgggaaaaccCGACATACCGA GAAGCATATGCAAAGAGATGCTTTAGCTTGATTGATGAATATGCCCCTGGCTTTAGCTCATCAATTATTGGTTATGACATGCTCACTCCACCTGATCTTGAAAGGGAATTTGGTCTACCAG GGGGAAACATTTTTCATGGTGCTACGGGATTGGATTCACTCTTCTTTATGAGACCTGCCAAAGGATG GTCAGGCTATAGGACACCAGTAAGAGGATTGTATCTGTGTGGAAGTGGAACACATCCCGGAGGTGGAGTGATGGCCGCACCGGGACGGAATGCCGCACGGATCACCCTTCGGGATTTTAAGAAGCATCATTCTTGGTAA
- the LOC121203002 gene encoding pyridine nucleotide-disulfide oxidoreductase domain-containing protein 2 isoform X2, with the protein MWRSGLNSRSTTTAQALKEKKWDALVIGGGHNGLTAAAYLARGGLSVAVLERRHVIGGAAVTEEIIPGFKFSRCSYLQSLLRPSVIRELELKRHGLKLLKPTATTFTPCLDGRYLLLGHDDERNYLEISKFSKYDADAFQAPETLHWDSSFTYWMRDKLEKSVFWARCLRHIMVLGQKDMVNFMDLLLSPTSKVLNKWFESDILKAVLAGDAIVGSMASIHTPGSGYVLLHHVMGETDGDRNVWSHVEGGMGSVSTAISNAAIEAGASIMTNAEVSQLMIGNSGTIEGVLLADGTRVCSSIVLSNATPHRTFLGLIPRDALPEDFLRAIEKSDYNSGTTKINVAVDKVPWFHCCGSNNTEAGPQHTATIHICSESMDNIGSACQDARNGLPSKRPVMEMTIPSSLDKTISPPGKHVVSLFTQYTPYKPSEGSWENPTYREAYAKRCFSLIDEYAPGFSSSIIGYDMLTPPDLEREFGLPGGNIFHGATGLDSLFFMRPAKGWL; encoded by the exons ATGTGGCGGAGCGGCTTAAACAGCCGGTCGACGACCACGGCGCAAGcattaaaggaaaagaaatgggaCGCGTTGGTGATCGGCGGTGGACATAATGGCTTGACAGCCGCAGCTTACTTAGCTCGCGGAGGCCTATCGGTTGCCGTGCTTGAGCGACGCCACGTTATCGGCGGTGCAGCCGTTACTGAAGAAATTATTCCTGGATTCAAATTCTCTCGCTGTAGCTACCTCCAAAGTCTCCTTCGCCCTTCCGTGATCAG AGAGCTAGAATTAAAAAGGCATGGATTGAAGCTGCTGAAGCCGACGGCGACGACATTTACGCCTTGTCTCGATGGGCGTTACTTACTATTGGGACACGATGATGAACGTAATTACTTGGAGATTTCAAAGTTTTCGAAATATGATGCCGATGCTTTCCAAG CTCCTGAGACCTTACACTGGGATTCATCATTTACATATTGGATGCGTGATAAGTTAGAGAAATCGGTGTTTTGGGCTCGCTGCCTGAGGCATATTATGGTTTTGGGGCAAAAGGATATGGT GAACTTTATGGACCTGTTATTGTCCCCTACATCGAAAGTTCTCAATAAGTGGTTTGAG AGTGATATCCTGAAGGCAGTACTTGCTGGTGATGCTATTGTGGGAAGTATG GCAAGCATTCATACGCCCGGGAGTGGATATGTTTTACTGCATCATGTTATGGGCGAAACTGATGGTGACCGTAATGTTTGGTC GCATGTTGAAGGTGGGATGGGCTCCGTATCAACTGCCATAAGTAATGCTGCTATTGAAGCCGGGGCTTCGATTATGACAAATGCAGAA GTGTCACAGTTAATGATAGGAAATTCCGGTACCATAGAAGGG GTCTTGCTAGCTGATGGGACGAGAGTTTGTTCTTCGATTGTTTTATCGAATGCAACCCCTCATAGGACCTTCCTG GGTTTGATTCCTCGAGATGCTCTTCCTGAAGATTTTCTTCGTGCTATTGAAAAGTCAGACTACAACTCC GGAACCACGAAAATCAATGTAGCTGTTGATAAAGTGCCCTGGTTCCATTGTTGTGGATCAAATAATACAGAAGCAGGTCCTCAGCATACAGCTACTATTCACATTTGTTCCGAAAG CATGGACAATATTGGATCAGCTTGTCAAGATGCTCGGAATGGCTTACCTTCAAAACGTCCGGTCATGGAGATGACAATTCCTTCTTCATTGGACAAGACTATTTCTCCACCAG GAAAGCATGTGGTTAGCTTGTTCACACAGTACACGCCGTATAAACCCtccgaaggtagttgggaaaaccCGACATACCGA GAAGCATATGCAAAGAGATGCTTTAGCTTGATTGATGAATATGCCCCTGGCTTTAGCTCATCAATTATTGGTTATGACATGCTCACTCCACCTGATCTTGAAAGGGAATTTGGTCTACCAG GGGGAAACATTTTTCATGGTGCTACGGGATTGGATTCACTCTTCTTTATGAGACCTGCCAAAGGATG GCTATAG